The Planktothrix sp. FACHB-1365 genome includes a region encoding these proteins:
- a CDS encoding PleD family two-component system response regulator: protein MEQDETFSTQGNLLIIDDEPDNIRVLSALLTQQGYYVRKALNADMAMIAITALKPDLILLDIRMPQVTGYELCHQLKSSPDTDEIPIIFISALNQVEDIIKAFSVGGVDYITKPFKVDEVLARVKNQLTICLLKQQLMTQNQKLLQQNNQLQNEIKTRKKAEETLQTVNRQLQNLASCDSLTSLANRRHFDEYFDQVWKQMIEEQQPLALLLCDLDYFKNYNDHYGHPAGDICLKLVAQALDRSINNSTDLVARYGGEEFAIILPNTDLQGALKVAKTIHQEVQQLKINHEYSRVSSIVTVSIGISYRIPQAHTSSQQLLEIADQALYEAKQKGRNQYCVKV, encoded by the coding sequence ATGGAACAAGATGAAACTTTTTCAACTCAGGGAAATTTACTCATCATCGATGATGAACCGGATAATATTCGGGTTTTGTCAGCGTTGTTAACTCAACAGGGATATTATGTCCGCAAAGCCTTAAATGCTGACATGGCAATGATCGCCATTACCGCTTTAAAACCCGATTTAATTTTACTCGATATTAGAATGCCCCAGGTGACAGGATATGAGTTATGTCATCAGCTAAAATCCTCTCCAGACACCGATGAAATTCCTATTATTTTTATTAGTGCGCTGAATCAAGTTGAAGATATTATCAAAGCGTTTTCTGTAGGAGGGGTAGACTATATTACTAAACCGTTCAAAGTTGATGAAGTGTTAGCACGGGTCAAAAATCAGTTAACAATTTGTCTGTTAAAACAACAATTAATGACACAAAATCAAAAATTATTACAACAAAATAATCAATTACAAAATGAAATTAAAACCCGTAAAAAAGCCGAGGAAACTTTACAAACTGTGAACCGTCAATTGCAAAATTTAGCCTCTTGTGATAGTTTAACCAGTTTGGCTAACCGTCGACATTTTGATGAATATTTCGATCAAGTTTGGAAACAAATGATCGAGGAACAACAACCCTTAGCTTTACTGCTTTGTGATTTAGATTATTTTAAAAATTATAATGATCATTATGGACATCCCGCCGGAGATATTTGCTTGAAATTAGTCGCCCAAGCCTTAGATCGATCTATTAATAATTCTACAGATTTAGTAGCTCGCTATGGTGGAGAAGAATTTGCCATTATTCTTCCTAATACGGATTTACAAGGGGCTCTGAAAGTCGCAAAAACCATTCATCAAGAAGTCCAACAGCTTAAAATTAATCATGAGTATTCAAGGGTGAGTTCTATTGTAACGGTCAGTATCGGGATTTCTTATCGAATTCCCCAAGCTCATACCTCTTCTCAACAGTTATTAGAAATTGCTGATCAAGCCCTTTATGAAGCAAAACAAAAAGGTCGGAATCAATATTGTGTTAAAGTATAA
- a CDS encoding bifunctional diguanylate cyclase/phosphodiesterase translates to MNHYNLDLTKTEDILIVDDTPDNLHLLSRMLTRQGYNVRKALNGAMALTAAQTVAPDLILLDIMMPEMDGYEVCQNLKANAKTAEIPVIFLSALDDVLDKVKGFQVGGVDYITKPFQFEEVLARVQNQLALRSAELEIRVLNSKLEARVKERTQQLEEANAKLLKMALHDALTGLPNRALLMTDLHQSIQRSKADPNYQFAVLFLDCDRFKVVNDSLGHIVGDELLILIARRLNSYIKPQNTLARLGGDEFAILLTEIPDFPHVIELADQILDSFSKPFHLERHEVFINASIGIVIGHSDYNEPEHLLRDADTAMYRAKALGKGQYHIFDPVMHAAALERLQLETDLRRGLEQQELVVHYQPIVDLNTGKIAGFEALVRWRHPERGLVPPGLFIPIAEETGLITPIGYWVLFEACHQLQTWQKQNLVDSSLFVSVNLSVKQFAQPNLLEQIDQVLEQSQLDPDCLKLEITESAIMENDKDVAIILKELRKRRILISIDDFGTGYSSLSYLHSFPVDTLKVDKSFVQRLNLESENVGLIPVIISLAKTMNMSVVAEGIELPEQLAILKELNCGFGQGYLFSKPLPGEQLIKLLSLTPQW, encoded by the coding sequence ATGAATCATTACAACCTAGATTTAACAAAAACTGAAGATATTCTCATCGTTGATGATACACCGGACAACCTCCATTTGTTGTCCCGAATGCTCACTCGTCAAGGATACAATGTACGCAAAGCTTTAAATGGTGCGATGGCATTAACGGCGGCTCAAACCGTTGCTCCTGATTTAATTTTGCTGGATATTATGATGCCAGAAATGGATGGTTATGAGGTTTGTCAGAATCTCAAAGCTAATGCTAAAACCGCAGAAATTCCAGTGATCTTTTTAAGTGCTTTAGATGATGTTCTCGATAAAGTCAAAGGCTTTCAAGTCGGTGGAGTAGACTATATTACTAAACCCTTCCAATTTGAAGAAGTTTTAGCACGAGTTCAAAATCAATTAGCATTACGATCCGCAGAATTGGAAATTCGGGTTTTAAATTCAAAATTAGAAGCACGGGTAAAAGAACGGACTCAGCAACTTGAAGAAGCTAATGCTAAATTATTAAAAATGGCCCTTCATGATGCCTTAACAGGTTTACCCAACCGAGCCTTATTAATGACGGATTTACACCAATCTATTCAACGATCTAAAGCTGACCCTAATTATCAGTTTGCGGTATTATTTTTAGATTGCGATCGCTTTAAAGTTGTGAATGATTCTTTAGGGCATATAGTCGGGGATGAACTCTTGATTTTAATTGCTCGTCGTCTCAACAGTTATATTAAACCCCAGAATACATTAGCCCGTCTAGGAGGAGACGAATTTGCGATTTTATTAACGGAAATTCCCGACTTTCCCCATGTTATTGAATTAGCCGATCAGATTTTAGACTCTTTTTCTAAACCTTTTCATTTAGAACGACATGAAGTTTTTATTAATGCTAGTATTGGGATTGTAATCGGTCATTCAGACTATAATGAACCAGAACATTTACTGCGTGATGCAGATACAGCCATGTATCGAGCTAAAGCATTAGGAAAAGGACAATATCATATCTTTGATCCGGTGATGCACGCGGCTGCTTTAGAGCGATTACAGTTAGAAACCGATTTACGTCGGGGTCTGGAACAGCAAGAGTTAGTCGTTCATTATCAACCGATTGTTGATTTGAATACCGGAAAAATTGCTGGATTTGAAGCCTTAGTTCGATGGCGTCATCCTGAACGGGGTTTAGTTCCACCCGGTCTATTTATTCCCATTGCTGAAGAAACAGGTTTAATTACTCCCATTGGCTATTGGGTTTTATTTGAAGCCTGTCATCAACTGCAAACTTGGCAAAAACAAAATTTAGTGGATTCTAGTTTATTTGTCAGTGTTAATTTATCCGTTAAACAGTTTGCTCAACCCAATTTATTAGAACAAATTGATCAAGTGTTAGAACAAAGTCAACTTGATCCTGATTGTTTAAAATTGGAAATTACCGAAAGTGCAATTATGGAGAATGATAAGGATGTAGCTATCATTCTCAAAGAACTCAGAAAACGTCGTATTTTAATTAGTATTGATGATTTTGGAACCGGTTATTCTTCCCTAAGTTATCTCCATTCTTTTCCGGTTGACACCCTAAAAGTTGATAAATCCTTTGTTCAACGTCTTAACTTAGAATCGGAAAATGTTGGCTTAATTCCTGTGATTATTAGTTTAGCTAAAACCATGAATATGAGTGTGGTTGCTGAAGGGATTGAATTACCTGAACAATTAGCCATCCTTAAAGAATTAAATTGTGGATTTGGGCAGGGATATTTATTTTCTAAACCGTTACCCGGAGAACAATTAATTAAATTGCTTTCATTAACTCCCCAATGGTAA
- a CDS encoding VOC family protein, with translation MQINKYLHAAILVSDLEQSEEFYSQVLGLEKIERPLNFPGIWYQVGEFQIHLIQAETVINDQVNNQKWGRNRHLAFAVEDLETAKQQLMTYNCSFQMSASGRPALFTQDPDGNIIELNEA, from the coding sequence ATGCAAATCAATAAATATCTTCATGCTGCTATTTTAGTGTCTGATTTAGAACAATCAGAAGAATTTTATAGTCAAGTTTTAGGTTTAGAAAAAATAGAACGTCCCTTGAACTTTCCGGGGATTTGGTATCAAGTTGGTGAGTTTCAAATTCATTTAATTCAAGCTGAAACTGTAATTAACGATCAAGTTAATAATCAGAAATGGGGACGAAATCGACATTTGGCTTTTGCTGTTGAAGATTTAGAAACTGCGAAACAACAGTTAATGACTTATAATTGTTCTTTTCAAATGAGTGCTTCCGGTCGCCCTGCATTGTTTACACAAGATCCTGATGGTAATATAATTGAATTAAATGAAGCATGA
- the hpsL gene encoding hormogonium polysaccharide biosynthesis protein HpsL — MSNFPDQPQQSEHQSHPDPDLNSFEYPVIDLEPPSPKKPNFWRFLAIVASVALLIGLLLFANGVSVSTTIFSSIALMILVLCYQYPRQGLWAFLIYLPFAGTISYWVGNDHFIFHLAKDGFYIPALIGLIVELRQKKLPLIVPPQLKIPLLILFTIAVVTLFAVNGVQQRHATVDNQPFAVGLFGLKVLLGYIPLITGAYYLIRTRKELQFLTRLQVVLILICCLLGLIQFILIITGYCSDNSGLPEHLLLRANVQRKCFVGGALGYFPSENFIRLPGTFVAPWHWSWFLVSSTFFGFATAFSDPKFKWRLTGLAALSLVMLNAIICGQRTALLAVPSIVILLLVATSHISRVKRLLVIVVGLMALIIATSIFAPEVMSERVDSLIGRWNADPPAVFLTKQANLSLKAHRGFLGNGLGQATTAARGLGKTRLIEAYYPKLYYEIGPFGVAAFLFLVTTITILGFKSYHQLIDHSLWGYGITFWIFIALISYNPYWYPLDTDPVAVYYWFLVGVLFKLPKIQQQDLKKEQQQDPLPL, encoded by the coding sequence ATGTCCAACTTCCCTGATCAACCCCAACAATCAGAACACCAGAGTCATCCTGACCCTGATCTTAACAGTTTTGAATACCCGGTGATTGATCTTGAACCGCCTTCCCCTAAAAAACCCAATTTCTGGCGGTTCTTAGCAATAGTCGCTAGTGTCGCTTTATTGATAGGACTCTTGCTATTTGCGAATGGGGTTTCTGTAAGTACCACAATCTTTAGCAGTATTGCTCTAATGATTCTGGTTTTGTGTTATCAATATCCCCGTCAAGGGTTATGGGCTTTTTTAATTTATTTACCCTTTGCGGGGACAATTTCTTACTGGGTTGGCAACGATCATTTTATTTTCCATTTAGCAAAAGATGGATTTTATATCCCAGCTTTAATCGGTTTAATTGTTGAATTAAGACAAAAAAAGTTACCGCTTATTGTTCCGCCTCAACTTAAAATTCCCCTGTTAATTTTGTTCACCATTGCCGTTGTTACTCTCTTCGCCGTTAATGGTGTTCAACAACGACACGCCACGGTCGATAACCAACCGTTTGCAGTGGGACTCTTCGGCTTAAAAGTTTTACTAGGATATATTCCTTTGATTACCGGGGCTTATTATTTAATTCGGACTCGCAAAGAACTACAATTTTTAACTCGTTTGCAAGTTGTTTTAATCCTAATTTGTTGCCTTTTAGGATTAATCCAATTTATCTTAATAATAACGGGGTATTGTTCAGATAATAGCGGTTTACCTGAACATTTATTATTGAGGGCAAATGTGCAGCGTAAATGTTTTGTGGGAGGCGCATTAGGGTATTTCCCATCAGAAAACTTTATTCGTTTACCCGGAACCTTTGTTGCACCTTGGCATTGGTCTTGGTTTTTAGTATCCAGTACGTTTTTTGGTTTTGCAACAGCCTTTAGTGATCCCAAATTTAAGTGGCGTTTAACGGGTTTAGCGGCGTTATCATTAGTGATGCTCAATGCCATTATTTGTGGTCAAAGAACAGCCTTGTTAGCAGTTCCATCCATTGTGATTTTGTTGCTAGTGGCGACCAGTCATATCTCACGGGTTAAGCGCTTATTAGTGATTGTTGTAGGGTTGATGGCTTTAATTATCGCCACATCAATTTTCGCACCAGAGGTCATGTCTGAACGAGTTGATAGCTTGATTGGACGTTGGAATGCTGATCCCCCGGCGGTGTTTTTAACGAAACAAGCGAATTTGAGTTTGAAAGCCCATCGCGGTTTTTTAGGCAATGGTTTAGGACAAGCAACAACCGCAGCCAGAGGATTAGGAAAAACGCGATTAATTGAAGCTTATTATCCTAAGTTGTACTATGAAATCGGCCCCTTTGGAGTTGCTGCTTTTTTATTTTTGGTGACAACCATTACGATTTTAGGGTTTAAATCCTATCATCAATTAATCGATCATAGTTTATGGGGTTATGGAATTACATTTTGGATTTTTATTGCTTTAATTAGCTATAATCCCTATTGGTATCCTCTCGATACCGATCCAGTGGCTGTTTATTATTGGTTTTTAGTGGGTGTCCTATTCAAATTGCCTAAAATTCAACAACAAGATCTGAAAAAAGAACAGCAACAAGACCCCCTTCCACTTTAA
- a CDS encoding recombinase family protein — translation MKIIAYCYTDPLFEQPPDRIIWGWEVDRVYQDLGEREELEQLLKDCDLEPPEYLLIRRLEELGDSVLEVSDRLQKLESFQINIIAIESDFNTSDTTINRCDLMQLFIEIQNRQRSRRIRQGHAKNRIKALPPPGKAPYGYRRGKDRYILDRSVSPIVKEFFDRFLIYGSLRGAVRYLEKRYGKKISVTTGRRWLTNPVYRGDLEYKNGEIISNTHIPIISRDEGAQVDRLLRRNQRLPPRTASAPRSLAGLVVCGECQSSLTVSRVTTYRKDQEYLYLRPTNCPRNPKCKALSYQTGLELTIERICQDLPEAVAELNLPDLQIVKQGMIQEINQKQEILLQIPDLLTSGILDLETAELRTYKLRTEIAQLQGKLAQLPPVNLKETAQAVCIPQFWLDLSEPERRFYFREFIQKIEIIRDGDNWELKLIFIF, via the coding sequence ATGAAAATTATTGCTTATTGTTATACTGATCCGTTGTTTGAACAACCCCCAGATCGGATAATTTGGGGATGGGAAGTGGATCGGGTTTATCAAGATTTAGGCGAAAGAGAAGAACTAGAACAATTATTGAAAGATTGTGATTTAGAACCGCCAGAATATTTATTAATTCGACGGTTAGAAGAGTTAGGAGATTCAGTTTTAGAAGTGAGCGATCGCTTACAAAAGTTAGAATCATTTCAAATTAATATTATTGCTATTGAATCAGATTTTAACACCTCTGATACTACAATTAATCGGTGTGATTTAATGCAATTATTTATAGAAATTCAAAATCGCCAACGTAGTCGTCGGATTCGTCAGGGACACGCTAAAAATCGAATTAAAGCCTTACCTCCGCCTGGGAAAGCACCTTACGGATATCGAAGAGGAAAAGACCGTTATATTTTAGATCGCAGCGTTTCTCCTATTGTTAAAGAGTTTTTTGATCGGTTTTTAATTTACGGGTCTTTGCGAGGTGCGGTGCGCTATTTAGAAAAGCGATATGGGAAAAAAATATCGGTAACAACGGGACGAAGATGGTTAACAAACCCAGTTTATCGAGGGGATTTAGAATATAAAAATGGGGAGATTATTTCTAATACCCATATTCCGATTATATCACGGGATGAAGGTGCCCAGGTGGATCGATTATTGCGCCGAAATCAACGCCTTCCCCCCCGAACTGCGAGTGCGCCGCGTTCGTTAGCGGGGTTAGTTGTTTGTGGAGAATGTCAATCTTCTCTGACGGTTTCACGAGTTACAACCTATCGTAAAGATCAAGAATATTTATATTTACGTCCTACAAATTGTCCGCGAAATCCTAAGTGTAAAGCTTTATCTTATCAAACAGGATTAGAGTTAACCATTGAACGAATTTGTCAAGATTTACCAGAGGCGGTTGCTGAGTTAAATTTACCGGATTTACAAATTGTTAAACAAGGTATGATTCAGGAGATTAACCAAAAACAGGAGATTTTGTTACAAATTCCTGATTTATTAACTTCGGGAATATTAGATTTAGAAACAGCAGAGTTAAGAACTTATAAATTGCGGACAGAAATTGCTCAATTACAAGGAAAATTAGCCCAACTTCCGCCAGTTAATTTAAAAGAAACGGCGCAAGCAGTTTGTATTCCACAGTTTTGGTTGGATTTATCCGAACCTGAACGACGGTTTTATTTTCGAGAGTTTATTCAAAAAATTGAGATTATTCGAGATGGGGATAATTGGGAGTTAAAGCTAATCTTTATTTTTTAA
- a CDS encoding type II toxin-antitoxin system RelE/ParE family toxin, translating into MRKIDYYKTASGNDPVKKFINSLSTAQKKKISDVFKLIMETEVVSIKLLKKLKGTDNIWEIRVSLDGNIFRFLGFIEKNNLIILTNGFAKKTQETPLQEIKLAEQRKQDYLLNRKESK; encoded by the coding sequence ATGCGAAAAATTGACTATTACAAAACCGCCTCCGGTAATGATCCAGTTAAGAAGTTTATTAATTCTCTCTCGACAGCACAAAAAAAGAAAATTTCCGATGTTTTTAAGCTAATTATGGAAACAGAGGTAGTTTCAATTAAATTGTTAAAAAAATTGAAGGGTACAGATAATATCTGGGAAATTAGAGTCAGTTTAGATGGAAATATATTTAGATTTCTAGGGTTTATAGAAAAAAATAATTTAATTATTTTAACAAATGGATTTGCTAAAAAAACACAAGAAACGCCCTTACAGGAAATTAAATTAGCTGAACAGCGTAAACAAGATTACTTATTAAATAGAAAGGAGTCAAAATAA
- a CDS encoding NACHT domain-containing protein — translation MSDFRQHLEELKANDPEFAENFDFGYALFKKAWSTVTDHEQFSRMTSNIVTGGDGLEFEREDIYVPLGLIERQQRPKRDKNQGSPEQGSEIYQEKITPISNDTFFEDILGQGKSKSQGKRIAIIGEPGAGKTTLLQKIAEWILVETDEIPVWVSLADLGTRSLREYILEDWLRDATQELENPPQKIKDAFNKSLKDGKIWLLLDGVDEMGVDYPLQTLATQLKEGWIKNVRIVLTCRLNLWEANRNELYNFQFDIYRNLNFNRDQIHNFIENWFQGINPERGQKLDTALNQAGKERICDLVKNPLRLALLCWTWQRDQGNLPETKAELYRQFVEVHYEWNKTRTTDQQRQKLNSALGKLALTAIDQFQSRFRLRESFVRQIFNQIDPELFDLAKTLGWLNRVGVAAENPGEKVYAFYHPTFEEYFAALAIKDWDYFLPREHNNQNPQPISGKNYRIFEKQWKEVFLLWLGREDISTTQKEEFLQKLIAFQDNCDNYYRFQAHFIAALGVAEFKNFSQAENVFDQIVGYGFSYWESNNNKWQSYPHWLEKSARSLLQETDSIYTADALIKKGIENLQIQKNNPQKAEQLSSILADITYSLGKVNPEHDIFITWLRKDLEINKKNRDFFKYTLLPYLTTLRKLAPTSIKDLLNFMEIIYRELYEQTTEQLETEVQQIEDNISTEFQKGFSRRRISYYNDEIERWTEGIKNAQRGREQEVFNGLLSVLEQFGYRNSIMIDFIQNLLTLENIKESGRFRLIKLLEKIDPDYAARSSDEQNDDPISDEDLINFINSNPSESKQVQITLKRLNFNSDDSLALEILTNLMENSQNEKIRCDVAEKLIEFDIKRAEATATLTELMNQSQDSWVQEEAAKLSIKINPKNFTAVKILVDQYCSKELPEEADNYWINTREQIEIDSDNEEELSNYLIQYPQVIEPLSQILRNSQDDKKKEFVINLLGEVGKNSSNPIAVEVLTEEIINTNDSKTCFNTAIQLGKIDPGNSEAVEVFMAVSQDQNEDELNRIDAVNNLTQMGCINLEIINTLLSMIRLDEEIDYFLKEALIKICSNQVYPEVISTSKYYLSSRKSHFFSLDDDLEIQEVLWNCAQNMSYPEFYQAWHRQPTTTHPEILEITGIKVNLEMQKLILQNLAQSLTNQIQTEPNLNASILPILIDNNTFIDPNNPSSKIYTEMVKAGCSTYAEGTPKTMIELQAYWDLLKSDRKVVLVFYDSRALSENPQKFSEIFINQLKTFTGAIALITNQPIDQFQQFSPQDPQLIENLIKWMRSLVAEF, via the coding sequence ATGAGTGACTTTCGCCAACACCTGGAAGAATTAAAAGCTAACGATCCTGAATTTGCGGAAAATTTTGATTTTGGTTATGCTTTATTTAAAAAAGCATGGTCTACTGTTACAGATCATGAACAATTTAGCCGGATGACCTCTAATATTGTAACCGGAGGAGACGGTTTAGAATTTGAACGAGAAGACATTTATGTTCCTTTAGGATTAATAGAACGTCAACAACGACCTAAACGCGATAAAAATCAAGGTTCACCCGAACAAGGAAGCGAAATTTATCAAGAAAAAATTACTCCCATTAGCAATGATACCTTCTTTGAAGATATTTTAGGGCAAGGAAAAAGTAAAAGTCAAGGAAAACGAATTGCAATTATTGGAGAACCGGGCGCAGGAAAAACAACTTTATTACAAAAAATTGCCGAATGGATATTAGTAGAAACTGATGAAATTCCCGTTTGGGTTTCTTTAGCTGACTTAGGAACAAGATCCCTACGAGAGTATATTTTAGAAGATTGGTTAAGGGATGCAACCCAAGAATTAGAAAATCCTCCTCAAAAGATAAAAGATGCTTTTAATAAAAGTTTAAAAGACGGTAAAATTTGGCTTTTATTAGATGGGGTAGATGAAATGGGGGTTGATTATCCCTTACAAACCCTCGCAACCCAATTAAAAGAAGGTTGGATTAAAAATGTACGGATTGTATTAACTTGTCGGTTAAACCTGTGGGAAGCAAACCGCAATGAACTTTATAATTTCCAGTTTGATATTTATCGAAACTTAAATTTTAATCGAGATCAAATTCATAATTTTATTGAAAATTGGTTTCAAGGGATTAACCCTGAACGTGGACAAAAATTAGACACCGCTTTAAATCAAGCGGGGAAAGAACGGATTTGTGATTTAGTTAAAAATCCCCTGCGGTTAGCGTTATTATGTTGGACTTGGCAAAGAGATCAAGGAAATTTACCCGAAACCAAAGCCGAACTTTATCGTCAATTTGTCGAAGTACATTATGAGTGGAATAAAACCCGCACAACTGATCAGCAAAGACAAAAATTGAATTCTGCTTTAGGAAAATTAGCCTTAACAGCAATTGATCAATTTCAATCTCGCTTTCGGTTACGGGAAAGTTTCGTGCGACAAATCTTTAATCAAATTGACCCAGAGTTGTTTGATTTAGCCAAAACTTTAGGATGGTTAAATCGGGTGGGTGTAGCCGCTGAAAATCCAGGGGAAAAAGTCTATGCGTTCTATCATCCCACCTTTGAGGAATATTTTGCAGCTTTAGCAATTAAAGATTGGGATTATTTTTTACCCCGTGAACATAATAATCAAAATCCTCAACCGATTTCAGGTAAAAACTATCGAATTTTTGAAAAGCAGTGGAAAGAGGTATTTCTATTGTGGTTAGGTCGTGAAGATATTTCTACCACTCAGAAAGAAGAATTTCTGCAAAAATTAATAGCATTTCAAGATAATTGTGACAATTATTATCGGTTTCAAGCTCACTTTATCGCAGCTTTGGGAGTGGCAGAATTTAAGAATTTTAGTCAAGCAGAAAATGTATTTGATCAAATTGTTGGATATGGGTTTAGTTATTGGGAATCTAACAATAATAAATGGCAATCTTATCCCCATTGGCTAGAAAAATCAGCCCGTTCATTATTACAAGAAACTGATTCTATTTATACAGCCGATGCTTTAATTAAAAAAGGTATAGAAAATTTACAGATTCAAAAAAATAACCCCCAAAAAGCAGAACAATTATCAAGTATTCTTGCTGATATCACCTATAGTTTAGGAAAGGTTAATCCTGAGCATGATATTTTTATAACATGGTTAAGAAAAGATTTAGAAATCAATAAAAAGAATAGAGATTTTTTTAAATATACTTTACTTCCTTACTTGACAACTCTCAGAAAATTAGCCCCTACTTCTATTAAAGATTTATTGAATTTTATGGAGATAATTTATAGAGAACTTTATGAACAAACAACGGAACAACTTGAGACAGAAGTACAACAAATAGAAGATAATATATCAACAGAGTTTCAGAAAGGTTTTTCTCGCCGCCGTATTTCATACTACAATGATGAAATCGAACGCTGGACAGAGGGAATTAAAAATGCACAACGAGGGCGTGAACAAGAAGTATTTAATGGATTGCTGTCAGTTTTAGAACAGTTTGGTTATCGAAACTCTATTATGATTGATTTTATCCAGAATCTTTTGACTCTGGAAAATATCAAAGAATCTGGACGTTTTCGGTTAATTAAACTCTTAGAAAAAATTGATCCTGATTATGCAGCCAGAAGTTCTGATGAACAGAATGATGACCCAATCAGTGATGAAGACCTAATTAATTTTATTAACTCTAATCCTTCAGAATCCAAGCAAGTTCAAATTACTTTAAAACGATTAAACTTTAACTCGGATGATTCCCTGGCTCTTGAAATTCTCACTAACTTAATGGAAAATAGCCAAAATGAGAAGATTCGTTGTGATGTGGCTGAAAAGTTAATTGAATTTGATATTAAACGCGCTGAGGCTACAGCAACCCTAACAGAACTGATGAATCAAAGTCAAGACTCATGGGTTCAAGAGGAAGCTGCAAAGTTAAGTATAAAGATTAATCCCAAAAATTTCACAGCAGTTAAGATTTTAGTTGATCAATATTGCTCTAAAGAACTACCAGAAGAAGCCGATAATTATTGGATTAACACAAGGGAACAAATAGAAATAGATTCTGATAACGAGGAGGAATTGAGTAATTATTTAATTCAATATCCACAAGTGATTGAGCCACTCAGCCAAATTCTTCGCAATAGTCAAGATGATAAGAAGAAAGAATTTGTGATCAATCTATTAGGAGAAGTGGGTAAAAATAGCAGTAACCCAATAGCCGTTGAAGTTTTGACCGAAGAAATCATTAATACAAATGATAGTAAAACTTGTTTTAATACTGCAATACAATTAGGAAAAATTGATCCAGGTAATTCCGAAGCTGTGGAAGTTTTCATGGCTGTTTCACAAGATCAGAATGAAGATGAACTAAATCGTATTGATGCTGTAAACAATTTAACGCAAATGGGTTGTATTAACCTAGAAATCATCAATACTTTACTATCTATGATTCGCCTAGATGAAGAAATCGACTATTTTTTAAAAGAAGCATTAATCAAGATTTGCAGCAACCAAGTTTATCCTGAAGTTATTTCTACTTCAAAATATTATCTATCCAGCCGTAAATCTCATTTTTTCAGTCTTGATGATGACCTTGAAATTCAGGAAGTGCTTTGGAATTGCGCTCAAAATATGAGCTATCCTGAATTCTATCAAGCTTGGCATCGTCAACCCACAACGACCCATCCAGAGATTTTAGAAATAACGGGAATTAAGGTTAATCTGGAAATGCAAAAATTAATTTTGCAAAATCTGGCTCAAAGTTTGACGAATCAAATACAAACTGAACCGAACCTGAACGCCAGTATACTGCCAATTTTGATTGATAACAATACATTTATTGATCCTAATAATCCCAGCAGCAAAATTTATACAGAAATGGTGAAAGCAGGGTGTTCGACCTATGCAGAGGGAACGCCAAAAACGATGATAGAATTACAAGCGTATTGGGATTTATTAAAAAGCGATCGCAAGGTTGTTTTAGTATTTTATGATAGTCGAGCTTTATCAGAAAATCCTCAAAAATTTAGTGAAATTTTTATCAATCAACTCAAGACATTTACAGGTGCGATCGCTTTGATTACAAATCAACCGATTGATCAATTTCAACAATTTTCACCCCAAGATCCGCAACTGATTGAAAATCTGATTAAATGGATGCGATCGCTAGTTGCAGAATTTTAA